One segment of Parafrankia discariae DNA contains the following:
- a CDS encoding ferredoxin, whose amino-acid sequence MTGRAPLAVVDRERCIGSGMCVDYAPGTFTQDEQAKAVVLTETDDPADVVGIAVESCPTGALRLTRDAGLAPDAGLAPDAGLTPDAGLTPDAGLTPDAGLTPDAGLAPDAGLAQSTAPAQDGTGA is encoded by the coding sequence ATGACAGGGCGGGCACCGCTCGCGGTCGTCGACCGCGAGCGGTGTATCGGCAGCGGTATGTGCGTGGACTACGCGCCGGGCACCTTCACCCAGGACGAGCAGGCCAAGGCGGTCGTCCTCACCGAGACGGACGATCCGGCGGACGTGGTCGGCATCGCCGTCGAGTCGTGCCCGACCGGCGCGCTGCGTCTGACGCGGGACGCGGGTCTGGCGCCCGACGCGGGTCTGGCGCCCGACGCGGGTCTGACGCCCGACGCGGGTCTGACGCCCGACGCGGGTCTGACGCCCGACGCGGGTCTGACGCCCGACGCGGGTCTGGCGCCCGACGCGGGTCTGGCGCAGAGCACAGCCCCGGCGCAGGACGGAACAGGAGCGTGA
- a CDS encoding SDR family NAD(P)-dependent oxidoreductase — translation MMLDGKIAVVMGAGSGVGRASALRFAEEGARVLCADIRPEGIKETAAAIEAAGGTASAAECDVSREADVAAAIEAAVGQFGRIDIVFNNVGVPTPRLGAKLEDHTAEDFQRLVAVNFGGVFNGCKQAVLQFKRQGGGGAILNTGSVAGLVAWGGSVYGATKGAVHQLTRAVAIEGAPFGIRANAICPAGMPHTNFMAAGGLTVSGEAREKMVENVGATHPLGRPITAEDCAEAAVYLVSDRALNITGVLLPVDGGYVAR, via the coding sequence ATGATGCTCGACGGCAAGATCGCCGTGGTGATGGGTGCCGGCTCGGGGGTCGGCCGCGCCTCGGCACTGCGGTTCGCCGAGGAGGGCGCCCGCGTGCTGTGCGCCGACATCCGGCCCGAGGGGATCAAGGAGACGGCGGCCGCGATCGAGGCGGCCGGCGGCACCGCGTCCGCGGCCGAGTGCGACGTCTCGCGGGAGGCCGACGTGGCCGCCGCGATCGAGGCGGCCGTAGGGCAGTTCGGCCGGATCGACATCGTCTTCAACAACGTCGGCGTCCCGACCCCGCGGCTGGGCGCGAAGCTGGAGGACCACACCGCCGAGGACTTCCAGCGCCTCGTCGCGGTCAACTTCGGCGGCGTGTTCAACGGCTGCAAGCAGGCGGTGCTGCAGTTCAAGCGGCAGGGCGGCGGCGGGGCGATCCTCAACACCGGGTCGGTCGCCGGCCTCGTCGCCTGGGGTGGTTCCGTCTACGGCGCCACCAAGGGCGCGGTGCACCAGCTGACCCGCGCGGTCGCCATCGAGGGCGCGCCGTTCGGCATCCGGGCGAACGCGATCTGCCCGGCCGGGATGCCGCACACCAACTTCATGGCCGCCGGCGGGCTGACCGTCTCGGGGGAGGCCCGGGAGAAGATGGTGGAGAACGTCGGGGCGACCCATCCGCTCGGCCGCCCGATCACGGCCGAGGACTGCGCCGAGGCCGCCGTCTACCTGGTCTCCGACCGGGCGCTCAACATCACCGGTGTGCTGCTGCCGGTCGACGGCGGATACGTGGCCAGGTGA
- a CDS encoding cytochrome P450, producing the protein MSTTATLDRERVRQLFDLRSSYNVHMGGGYREDPYPVWHRLREQAPVHPGIVHELTGFAGPAMFSGLPYPDRPHFSAFGYAACDAAYRNPDVFASAAGPVDPNNGPYGATNSMLSMGGRQHRRYRGLVQPSFVPGKAKWWISKWIEETVGLLIDGFVDAGRAELNVDFCAAIPVLTITSSFGVPVEQALDIRAALTRPDEIVRMLAPIVAARRAQPRDDLISILVQAEMTDESGVTHRLTDAEIYSFSVLLLTAGSGTTWKQMGITLTALLQHPEALAAVRADRSLLRPAIEESLRWSPTDPMFSRWVTEDVDFFGVHMPAGSVLHLCIGAANRDPARWDRPDEYDITRPLRPSLAFGGGAHVCLGMHVARAEMRVGIGALLDRLPDLRLDPDREAPRFIGMYERGATEIPVVFG; encoded by the coding sequence ATGAGTACCACGGCCACTCTCGACCGCGAGCGGGTCCGCCAGCTGTTCGACCTGCGCAGCAGCTACAACGTGCACATGGGCGGCGGTTACCGGGAGGACCCGTACCCGGTCTGGCACCGGCTGCGCGAGCAGGCCCCGGTGCACCCGGGGATCGTCCACGAGCTGACCGGCTTCGCCGGCCCGGCGATGTTCTCCGGGCTGCCGTACCCCGACCGCCCGCACTTCTCCGCCTTCGGCTACGCCGCCTGCGACGCCGCCTACCGCAACCCCGACGTGTTCGCGTCGGCGGCCGGGCCGGTGGATCCCAACAACGGCCCGTACGGCGCGACGAACAGCATGCTGTCGATGGGCGGGAGGCAGCACCGCCGGTACCGGGGGCTGGTCCAGCCCTCGTTCGTGCCGGGCAAGGCGAAATGGTGGATCAGCAAGTGGATCGAGGAGACCGTCGGCCTGCTCATCGACGGGTTCGTCGACGCGGGCCGCGCCGAGCTGAACGTGGACTTCTGCGCGGCCATCCCGGTGCTCACGATCACCAGCAGCTTCGGGGTGCCCGTCGAGCAGGCGCTCGACATCCGCGCCGCGCTGACCAGGCCGGACGAGATCGTCCGGATGCTCGCGCCGATCGTCGCCGCCCGGCGCGCGCAACCGCGGGACGACCTGATCAGCATCCTGGTGCAGGCCGAGATGACCGACGAGAGCGGGGTCACCCACCGGCTCACCGACGCCGAGATCTACTCCTTCTCGGTGCTGCTGCTGACCGCCGGCTCCGGGACCACCTGGAAGCAGATGGGCATCACGCTCACCGCGCTGCTGCAGCACCCCGAGGCGCTGGCCGCGGTGCGCGCGGACCGCTCGCTGCTCCGGCCGGCGATCGAGGAGTCGCTACGCTGGTCACCCACCGACCCGATGTTCTCCCGCTGGGTGACCGAGGACGTCGACTTCTTCGGCGTGCACATGCCGGCCGGGTCGGTGCTGCACCTGTGCATCGGCGCGGCCAACCGTGACCCGGCCCGCTGGGACCGCCCGGACGAGTACGACATCACCCGCCCCCTGCGGCCGTCCCTCGCGTTCGGCGGGGGCGCCCACGTCTGCCTGGGCATGCACGTGGCCCGGGCCGAGATGCGGGTCGGGATCGGGGCGCTGCTCGACCGGCTCCCCGACCTGCGGCTCGACCCCGACCGTGAGGCGCCCCGCTTCATCGGCATGTACGAGCGTGGCGCGACCGAGATCCCCGTCGTCTTCGGGTAG
- a CDS encoding nitroreductase family deazaflavin-dependent oxidoreductase codes for MSEPGYTAPDLSLRGAEHVARYRETDGEVGYLWNGVPTLLLTTVGRQSGEKRTSALIFARDGDDYLVVASTGGAPRHPAWYWNLTARPEAEIQVRGLHLPVVARTASEDEKPRLWKIVTASWPNYDVYQTRTDRVIPVVALTPS; via the coding sequence ATGAGCGAGCCCGGATACACCGCCCCGGACCTGAGTCTGCGCGGGGCCGAGCACGTCGCGCGTTACCGGGAGACCGACGGTGAGGTCGGCTACCTCTGGAACGGCGTGCCGACCCTGCTGCTGACCACGGTCGGCCGGCAGTCCGGCGAGAAGCGCACCTCGGCCCTGATCTTCGCCCGGGACGGCGACGACTACCTCGTCGTGGCGTCCACCGGCGGGGCACCGCGGCACCCGGCCTGGTACTGGAACCTGACGGCGCGTCCCGAGGCCGAGATCCAGGTCCGCGGCCTGCACCTGCCGGTAGTGGCCCGGACGGCGTCCGAGGACGAGAAGCCCCGGCTCTGGAAGATCGTGACCGCGAGCTGGCCCAACTACGACGTCTACCAGACCCGCACGGACCGGGTCATCCCGGTCGTCGCCCTCACCCCGTCCTGA
- a CDS encoding phosphotransferase family protein, with translation MSVAPVFAKGRDLDATVEILRPWLAARLGVDDLTVGELTYPIGAGVSNETLLLEARSAGRVDDLVLRIGPRPEHQMFLDPRFRMQYDLLAALRRDGSVRVPEPLWFEDDAAILGQPFFVMRRMRGRVPVSMPVYNKTGWLTEATPAQRRTLWESAVRQLAAIHVMPVDEVGFVDLAELGSTGPEQQLTYWNRFAAWALEDEIPDAVRTLFEWLAANRPTEPVPGLSWGDARIGNMMFGADFEVVGVMDWEQASLAGPMADLGWWLHFDEIHSSFQGLARLDGLGTRQETIDLWEELTGRRVENLLWHEVFACVKTALLGLHTRRSMRLPVAGRSERGPYLQRAYRLLDLNLEELP, from the coding sequence ATGAGCGTCGCACCGGTCTTCGCCAAGGGCCGGGACCTCGACGCCACGGTCGAGATCCTGCGCCCGTGGCTCGCGGCCCGATTAGGCGTCGACGACCTCACAGTCGGCGAGCTGACCTATCCGATCGGGGCCGGGGTCTCCAACGAGACGCTCCTGCTCGAAGCCCGCTCGGCGGGCCGCGTCGACGACCTGGTCCTGCGGATCGGGCCCCGGCCCGAACACCAGATGTTCCTCGACCCCCGGTTCCGGATGCAGTACGACCTGCTGGCCGCCCTGCGCCGCGACGGCTCGGTGCGTGTCCCGGAGCCGCTGTGGTTCGAGGACGACGCCGCGATCCTCGGGCAGCCGTTCTTCGTGATGCGCCGGATGCGCGGCCGGGTGCCGGTCAGCATGCCGGTCTACAACAAGACGGGCTGGCTGACGGAGGCGACACCCGCCCAGCGGCGGACCCTGTGGGAGAGCGCGGTGCGCCAGCTCGCCGCCATCCACGTGATGCCCGTGGACGAGGTGGGCTTCGTCGACCTCGCAGAGCTGGGCAGCACCGGCCCCGAGCAGCAGCTCACCTACTGGAACCGCTTCGCGGCGTGGGCGCTCGAGGACGAGATCCCCGACGCCGTGCGCACCCTGTTCGAGTGGCTGGCCGCGAACCGGCCCACCGAGCCCGTGCCCGGCCTGTCCTGGGGCGACGCCCGGATCGGCAACATGATGTTCGGCGCCGACTTCGAGGTCGTCGGCGTCATGGACTGGGAGCAGGCGTCGCTGGCCGGCCCGATGGCCGATCTCGGCTGGTGGCTGCACTTCGACGAGATCCACAGCTCCTTCCAGGGCCTGGCGCGCCTCGACGGCCTCGGCACCCGGCAGGAGACCATCGACCTCTGGGAGGAGCTGACCGGCCGGCGGGTCGAGAACCTGCTCTGGCACGAGGTCTTCGCCTGCGTCAAGACGGCCCTGCTCGGCCTGCACACCCGCCGGTCGATGCGGCTCCCGGTGGCGGGCCGCTCGGAGCGCGGCCCCTACCTGCAACGCGCCTACCGCCTGCTCGACCTGAACCTGGAGGAACTGCCGTGA
- a CDS encoding phosphotransferase has protein sequence MTLPGGPAPWDEDVVRSPEWLTALLGESWPGAVVTGTTVTQRLQTVATKVRFQVGYAEPVDGARSVDGAPAALCAKGYFNPAVRGRGTRVEADFYRNWAATLPVRTPPCVYAAVDEETNHALVLMEDLVEAGATFLDPLVGYTAEQTTGTLDQLAALHAATWEDKGELTAAFPPRLASLARVLAPERLQTQLDDGRVPAVPADVRRADRLLAAMGRLAAITDQPRCLVHGDLHTGNVYELADGSPGLIDWQVVQHGGWALDVGYHLAAVLDPDERARSERDLLDHYLGRLAAHGVTPPAREDAWWAYRAHLPYGFYLWAITRAVDRPIVEHLTGRLGLAVAYHGSLDLLGV, from the coding sequence GTGACCCTGCCGGGCGGCCCCGCGCCGTGGGACGAGGACGTCGTACGGTCACCGGAGTGGCTGACCGCGCTGCTGGGTGAGTCGTGGCCCGGGGCCGTCGTCACCGGCACGACGGTGACGCAGCGGCTGCAGACCGTCGCGACGAAGGTGCGCTTCCAGGTCGGGTACGCGGAGCCGGTCGACGGGGCGCGGTCGGTCGACGGGGCGCCGGCGGCGCTGTGCGCCAAGGGGTACTTCAACCCCGCCGTCCGCGGGCGCGGCACCCGGGTCGAGGCCGACTTCTACCGGAACTGGGCCGCCACCCTGCCGGTGCGGACCCCGCCGTGCGTGTACGCCGCGGTCGACGAGGAGACGAACCACGCGCTCGTCCTGATGGAGGACCTGGTCGAGGCCGGCGCCACCTTCCTCGACCCGCTCGTCGGCTACACCGCCGAGCAGACCACCGGCACCCTCGACCAGCTCGCCGCCCTGCACGCGGCGACGTGGGAGGACAAGGGCGAGCTGACCGCCGCGTTCCCGCCCCGGCTCGCCTCGCTCGCCCGGGTCCTGGCGCCCGAGCGGCTCCAGACCCAGCTCGACGACGGCCGGGTGCCGGCGGTGCCCGCCGACGTCCGCCGCGCGGACCGGCTGCTGGCGGCGATGGGCCGACTGGCCGCGATCACCGACCAGCCGCGCTGCCTCGTCCACGGCGACCTGCACACCGGCAACGTCTACGAGCTGGCCGACGGCTCCCCCGGGCTCATCGACTGGCAGGTGGTCCAGCACGGCGGGTGGGCGCTGGACGTCGGCTACCACCTGGCGGCGGTGCTGGATCCCGACGAGCGGGCCCGCTCGGAGCGGGACCTGCTCGACCACTACCTCGGCCGGCTGGCCGCGCACGGCGTCACCCCGCCCGCGCGCGAGGACGCCTGGTGGGCGTACCGGGCGCACCTGCCCTACGGCTTCTACCTGTGGGCGATCACCCGGGCGGTGGACCGCCCGATCGTGGAGCACCTGACCGGGCGACTCGGCCTCGCCGTGGCCTACCACGGCAGCCTGGACCTGCTCGGAGTCTGA
- a CDS encoding esterase-like activity of phytase family protein, whose amino-acid sequence MSGTGGKAAARGAVRVSAVVGSAVLGVALAVPFAVAVGPAASAASAVAPAAPAVSAGGDAARGAGSAVPTVLSTATLPDIPLADFSNGLIRGSVDTDRGVDLGGIGSDLYPADRPNEFWTITDRGPNGQIKIDGKNRRTFPVPGFDPAIVRVRAAGSTLKVLDALPITTAHGRPVTGLSNIDGFDETPYTWDAQTPLPFNANGLDTEGLVRTRSGEFWLVDEYSPSLLRVSARGQVLARYIPAGLNLTGTDYPVIASLPGVLSARKTNRGFEGITLAPDGRTLYLAVQSPLLLPDSATGDASRNTRILRFDTVSRKVTGEYVYRFEDVAAFDPSAAGDPTAMKVSSLAAVDDHTLLVNERTDAVSRLYTVDLRRATNILGSRWDRPATAPSLESSADPAKVGVTVLPKRLAVDLEGVAGMPDKIEGIAIIDRRTIAVANDNDFGLGSFNEAGQLVDSGVQSKILQLRLNRPLG is encoded by the coding sequence ATGTCGGGTACTGGGGGGAAGGCCGCGGCACGCGGAGCGGTCCGCGTGTCGGCGGTCGTGGGTTCGGCGGTCCTGGGGGTCGCGCTGGCCGTGCCGTTCGCGGTGGCCGTCGGCCCGGCGGCGTCCGCGGCGTCCGCGGTGGCACCGGCGGCACCGGCGGTGTCGGCGGGCGGGGACGCGGCCAGAGGGGCCGGGTCGGCCGTGCCGACGGTGCTGTCCACCGCGACACTGCCCGACATCCCGTTGGCGGACTTCTCCAACGGGCTGATCCGGGGCTCGGTCGACACCGACCGCGGGGTCGACCTCGGCGGGATCGGCAGCGACCTGTACCCGGCCGACCGGCCGAACGAGTTCTGGACGATCACCGACCGGGGCCCGAACGGGCAGATCAAGATCGACGGCAAGAACCGGCGGACCTTCCCGGTGCCCGGCTTCGACCCGGCCATCGTGCGGGTCCGGGCCGCCGGCTCGACGCTCAAGGTGCTGGACGCGCTGCCGATCACCACCGCGCACGGCAGGCCGGTCACCGGGCTGTCGAACATCGACGGCTTCGACGAGACGCCCTACACCTGGGACGCCCAGACCCCGCTCCCGTTCAATGCGAACGGCCTCGACACCGAGGGCCTGGTCCGCACCCGGTCGGGTGAGTTCTGGCTGGTGGACGAGTACAGCCCGTCGCTGCTGCGGGTGAGCGCGCGCGGCCAGGTACTGGCCCGCTACATCCCCGCCGGCCTCAACCTGACCGGCACGGACTACCCGGTCATCGCCTCGCTGCCGGGTGTCCTCTCCGCGCGCAAGACCAACCGTGGCTTCGAGGGCATAACGCTGGCCCCGGACGGGCGCACCCTCTACCTCGCCGTGCAGAGCCCGCTGCTGCTTCCGGACTCGGCCACCGGGGACGCCTCCCGTAACACGAGAATTCTCCGCTTCGACACGGTGAGCCGGAAGGTGACCGGTGAGTACGTCTACCGGTTCGAGGACGTCGCCGCGTTCGACCCCTCCGCGGCCGGTGACCCGACCGCGATGAAGGTCTCCTCTCTCGCGGCCGTCGACGACCACACCCTGCTGGTCAACGAGCGGACCGACGCCGTCTCCCGGCTCTACACCGTCGACCTGCGCCGGGCGACGAACATCCTCGGCAGCCGGTGGGACCGCCCGGCGACGGCCCCGTCCCTCGAGTCGTCGGCCGACCCGGCGAAGGTCGGCGTCACCGTGTTGCCGAAGCGTCTCGCCGTCGATCTCGAAGGCGTTGCGGGCATGCCGGACAAGATTGAGGGCATCGCGATCATTGATCGACGGACGATCGCCGTCGCGAACGACAACGACTTCGGGCTCGGATCGTTCAACGAGGCCGGCCAGCTCGTGGATTCGGGCGTGCAGAGCAAGATTCTGCAGCTGCGGCTGAACCGCCCGCTCGGCTGA
- a CDS encoding 5'/3'-nucleotidase SurE gives MGRSDRRRRTARAASAFLAAVTVVLTVAGCGGGDDTGGPGAAGDATPAAGAAPGATASAPAPLDVLVTNDDGVAAAGIDAVVRGLRDLPGVTVTVVAPAANQSGTGGKTTVPTPAHHDAATAGGTPATAVDGFPADAVTVALDVLRLTPDLVVSGVNQGQNLGPVVDLSGTVGAARAAAARGIPAIASSMGTGDAFDFAPAAKLVTDWVTAHRAELPTGTPASGPRATIANLNIPNCAAGGRIRGQRELPTQPTLPDLAAALAPQDCTSSAEPDEEVAAFTAGFATLTEIPARPATPAAVVTAAPAAPTVSAAPAGK, from the coding sequence GTGGGGCGTTCGGATCGCCGGCGGCGGACGGCTCGGGCGGCGTCCGCGTTCCTCGCCGCGGTCACCGTGGTCCTCACGGTGGCCGGTTGCGGTGGCGGTGACGACACGGGCGGGCCCGGTGCCGCGGGCGACGCGACGCCGGCCGCCGGCGCGGCCCCCGGCGCCACCGCGAGCGCGCCGGCACCGCTCGACGTCCTGGTGACCAACGACGACGGCGTCGCGGCGGCCGGCATCGACGCGGTCGTCCGCGGGCTGCGCGACCTGCCCGGCGTGACGGTGACCGTCGTCGCGCCGGCGGCGAACCAGTCCGGCACCGGTGGGAAGACGACCGTGCCCACCCCGGCGCACCACGACGCGGCCACCGCCGGCGGGACCCCCGCGACCGCCGTCGACGGTTTCCCGGCGGACGCCGTGACGGTGGCACTGGACGTCCTGCGGCTCACCCCGGACCTGGTCGTCTCCGGCGTCAACCAGGGCCAGAACCTGGGCCCGGTCGTCGACCTCTCCGGCACCGTCGGCGCGGCCAGGGCTGCCGCGGCCCGCGGGATCCCGGCGATCGCGTCCAGCATGGGAACGGGCGACGCCTTCGACTTCGCCCCCGCCGCCAAGCTGGTCACCGACTGGGTGACCGCGCACCGGGCGGAGCTGCCGACCGGCACGCCCGCGAGCGGTCCGCGGGCCACCATCGCGAACCTGAACATCCCGAACTGCGCCGCCGGCGGCCGGATCCGGGGTCAGCGTGAGCTGCCGACCCAGCCGACGCTGCCGGACCTGGCCGCCGCGCTGGCCCCGCAGGACTGCACGTCGAGCGCCGAGCCGGACGAGGAGGTCGCCGCGTTCACGGCGGGCTTCGCGACGCTCACCGAGATCCCGGCCCGCCCGGCCACCCCGGCCGCGGTCGTGACCGCGGCCCCCGCGGCACCGACGGTGTCGGCGGCGCCCGCCGGGAAGTAG
- the lysA gene encoding diaminopimelate decarboxylase, whose protein sequence is MDEFSYRGGTLWCEQTELREVAEKFGTPTYVYSGATLVDHYVRFAKAFESINPLICFSAKALSNVHLLRLLAGQGAGIDTVSGGELHRALVAGVDPERIVLAGVGKSEDELRAAVRHGIRCVNVESEAEVELLARVAREEGRRPRLAIRVNPDIAPDLRTPARTTTAIRGAKFGVDIERAAALFRAASADDSLRAEGFHVHIGSPIYDPQVYATALDRLLALTAELEADGLRVTTLNVGGGFPAEYAEGSAPGWDDFAEAICPRLQGFVDRGGQVVFEPGRTIAANAGILLATVRYRKRAGDRELVVIDAGMTHIVRAAMYDSYHFMWPVTPVNGAVPRSRDQQSTDDLVGYDVVGPICESSDYLAKGRALPAMVSGDLIAIFSAGAYGMTMTSNYNSQLRPAEVLVRGGRADLIRRRETYDDLVALELLDGLTPPL, encoded by the coding sequence ATGGACGAGTTCTCCTATCGCGGCGGCACGTTGTGGTGCGAGCAGACAGAGCTTCGCGAGGTGGCCGAGAAATTCGGTACGCCGACCTATGTCTACTCCGGGGCGACCCTCGTCGATCACTATGTGCGGTTCGCGAAGGCGTTCGAGTCGATCAACCCGCTCATCTGTTTCTCCGCGAAGGCGCTGAGTAATGTCCACCTGCTCCGGCTGCTCGCCGGGCAGGGCGCCGGCATCGACACGGTGAGTGGCGGCGAGCTGCACCGGGCACTGGTCGCCGGGGTCGACCCGGAGCGGATCGTCCTGGCGGGCGTGGGCAAGTCCGAGGACGAGCTGCGCGCCGCGGTCCGCCACGGCATCCGCTGCGTCAACGTCGAGTCCGAGGCCGAGGTCGAACTGCTGGCGCGGGTGGCGCGCGAGGAGGGCCGCCGGCCGCGCCTGGCGATCCGGGTGAACCCCGACATCGCGCCGGACCTGCGCACCCCCGCCCGGACCACCACCGCCATCCGCGGCGCCAAGTTCGGCGTCGACATCGAGCGGGCCGCCGCGCTGTTCCGGGCCGCCTCCGCCGACGACTCCCTGCGGGCCGAGGGCTTCCACGTGCACATCGGCAGCCCGATCTACGACCCGCAGGTCTACGCGACGGCGCTCGACCGCCTCCTGGCGCTCACCGCCGAGCTCGAGGCCGACGGGCTGCGCGTCACCACCCTCAACGTGGGCGGCGGCTTCCCCGCCGAGTACGCCGAGGGCAGCGCCCCGGGCTGGGACGACTTCGCGGAGGCGATCTGCCCCCGGCTGCAGGGCTTCGTCGACCGCGGCGGGCAGGTCGTCTTCGAACCGGGCCGGACGATCGCGGCCAACGCCGGCATCCTGCTCGCCACCGTCCGTTACCGCAAGCGCGCGGGCGACCGCGAGCTCGTCGTGATCGACGCCGGGATGACCCACATAGTCCGCGCGGCGATGTACGACAGCTACCACTTCATGTGGCCGGTGACCCCCGTGAACGGCGCCGTTCCCCGGTCACGGGACCAGCAGTCCACCGATGACCTGGTCGGCTATGACGTGGTCGGCCCGATCTGCGAGTCGAGCGACTATCTGGCGAAAGGCCGGGCCCTGCCGGCGATGGTTTCCGGGGATCTCATCGCGATCTTCAGCGCGGGCGCCTATGGAATGACGATGACGAGTAACTACAACAGCCAGCTCCGGCCGGCCGAGGTTCTCGTCCGCGGCGGGCGGGCCGATCTGATCCGGCGCCGCGAGACCTACGACGATCTGGTCGCCCTCGAACTCCTCGACGGCCTGACCCCGCCACTCTGA
- a CDS encoding dienelactone hydrolase family protein has protein sequence MTLETVRLHLGRGGSGVGGRADTPGGPDGTVPVSVAAPAPAVSPRGGVIVIPDARGITNYVLSVCEQLRAEGWLALTPHLYHRDGRSEVPVAEGSSKMLTLTAAGIAADVDACLDHLATVGLPPSRAGIIGFCMGGTAAFLTSARRGLGAAVTFYGGAVSTPYWTGAPPLLDVADQLRTPWLGLYGENDTWVTVDEIRSLRAAAARAPVPTELISYPGAQHAFHTPERPATHDPVAARDAWSRMLRWLDTHITAP, from the coding sequence ATGACGCTGGAGACGGTCCGCCTGCACCTCGGTCGCGGCGGGAGCGGGGTCGGGGGCCGGGCGGACACCCCTGGTGGTCCGGACGGCACCGTTCCGGTGAGTGTCGCGGCGCCGGCCCCCGCAGTCTCGCCGCGCGGCGGAGTCATCGTCATCCCCGACGCGCGCGGAATCACGAACTATGTGCTTTCGGTGTGTGAGCAGCTGCGCGCGGAGGGCTGGCTCGCGCTGACCCCGCACCTCTACCACCGGGACGGCCGGTCCGAGGTGCCGGTGGCCGAGGGCTCGTCGAAGATGCTGACGCTGACCGCCGCCGGCATCGCCGCCGACGTGGACGCCTGCCTGGACCACCTGGCCACGGTGGGGCTCCCACCGTCCCGGGCCGGGATCATCGGGTTCTGCATGGGCGGCACGGCGGCGTTCCTCACCTCCGCGCGGCGCGGCCTCGGCGCCGCCGTCACCTTCTACGGCGGCGCGGTCAGCACCCCGTACTGGACGGGCGCCCCGCCACTGCTGGACGTCGCGGACCAGCTGCGCACACCGTGGCTGGGGCTGTACGGGGAGAACGACACCTGGGTCACGGTGGACGAGATCCGGTCGCTGCGCGCCGCGGCCGCGCGGGCGCCGGTGCCGACCGAGCTGATCAGCTACCCGGGCGCCCAGCACGCCTTCCACACTCCCGAGCGGCCCGCGACCCACGACCCGGTGGCCGCCCGCGACGCCTGGTCCCGAATGCTCCGCTGGCTGGACACCCACATCACCGCGCCCTGA
- a CDS encoding SRPBCC family protein yields MPTPSPSSDPSAPVTASGPVTAGPVAPDDAGGRSIRLEVTVAGTPAEVWETIATGPGISTWFVPAEVEQVEGGAVRLDFGGGLAESGRVLVWSPPHRFVYGGAAAPEEPAPAAHALAFEFAVAAAGDGTSSVVSLVNSGFAAEGAGDAAGGGELDAMREGWRLYLRNLQLYRARFAGWRASSIVITEMVPGPGDVVWRTVLDRLGLPVDVRSGRVASTAPDAPALAGTVEHDENRMLTLVTDVPGPGLAFLAVEGIGDQIALSVYLYLYYPPGDAAAARRAAAVAERDAPGWRRWLASIFPTA; encoded by the coding sequence ATGCCCACCCCGTCCCCCTCATCCGACCCGTCCGCACCGGTCACGGCATCCGGACCGGTCACCGCAGGGCCGGTCGCGCCGGACGACGCCGGCGGCCGTTCGATCCGGCTGGAGGTCACGGTCGCGGGCACCCCCGCCGAGGTGTGGGAGACGATCGCGACCGGGCCCGGCATCAGCACCTGGTTCGTCCCCGCGGAGGTCGAGCAGGTCGAGGGCGGTGCCGTCCGGCTTGACTTCGGCGGCGGGCTGGCCGAGTCGGGGCGGGTCCTCGTCTGGAGCCCGCCGCACCGTTTCGTCTACGGCGGCGCGGCCGCCCCTGAGGAGCCCGCGCCCGCCGCCCACGCGCTGGCCTTCGAGTTCGCCGTGGCGGCCGCGGGCGACGGGACGTCCAGCGTGGTCAGCCTGGTCAACAGCGGCTTCGCCGCCGAGGGTGCCGGGGACGCCGCGGGCGGCGGCGAGCTCGACGCGATGCGCGAGGGCTGGCGGCTCTACCTGCGCAATCTTCAGCTGTACCGGGCCCGGTTCGCGGGCTGGCGGGCGTCGTCCATCGTGATCACCGAGATGGTACCGGGGCCGGGGGACGTCGTCTGGCGCACCGTGCTCGACCGTCTCGGGCTCCCCGTGGACGTCCGGTCCGGGCGGGTGGCGAGCACCGCGCCGGACGCCCCGGCGCTCGCGGGAACCGTCGAGCACGACGAGAACCGCATGCTGACCCTGGTGACCGACGTCCCCGGTCCGGGCCTGGCCTTCCTCGCCGTCGAGGGGATCGGCGACCAGATCGCGCTGAGTGTCTACCTGTACCTCTACTACCCGCCGGGGGACGCGGCGGCGGCGCGGCGGGCGGCCGCCGTCGCCGAACGCGACGCGCCGGGCTGGCGCCGCTGGCTCGCCTCGATCTTCCCGACCGCCTGA